In Oceaniferula flava, one genomic interval encodes:
- a CDS encoding L,D-transpeptidase family protein, translating to MKNSCRGVMMLLITTLVSCQWMPGGGPGYEVNKPLYRKADAEQTSVKISLWDQKAWLLDGEGRVILKTDVSTGVPDHETPTGTFAVLEKLEHKRSNLYGKYVDAKSRKVVVEKNWLHEGPPPAGTVYEGTDMPYWLRLTWDGVGMHVGGFPLRTRASFGCIRVYKKAQPLIYQKAQIGTPVTIFQKSLAVDMAGKEDFGVRSKF from the coding sequence GTGAAAAATTCCTGCCGAGGTGTGATGATGTTGTTAATCACGACCCTGGTATCATGCCAGTGGATGCCTGGCGGTGGCCCCGGCTACGAAGTCAACAAGCCGCTCTACCGCAAGGCGGATGCCGAGCAAACTTCGGTGAAAATCTCACTCTGGGATCAGAAAGCCTGGCTGCTGGACGGCGAAGGCAGAGTGATCCTGAAAACGGATGTCTCCACCGGTGTGCCAGACCATGAAACCCCTACGGGGACATTCGCTGTGCTGGAGAAGCTGGAGCACAAACGCTCGAACCTCTACGGCAAGTATGTCGATGCCAAGAGCCGCAAGGTGGTGGTGGAAAAGAACTGGCTGCACGAAGGACCGCCGCCTGCAGGCACCGTCTACGAGGGCACCGACATGCCCTACTGGCTCCGGCTCACCTGGGATGGCGTGGGCATGCATGTGGGTGGTTTCCCGCTGCGCACACGTGCCAGCTTCGGCTGTATCCGAGTCTACAAAAAAGCCCAGCCACTGATCTATCAGAAGGCGCAGATCGGCACGCCGGTCACCATTTTCCAAAAGAGCCTCGCCGTGGACATGGCGGGGAAAGAGGACTTTGGTGTGCGCAGCAAGTTCTAA
- the mtnP gene encoding S-methyl-5'-thioadenosine phosphorylase produces MHSIGIIGGSGLYEIEGFEKTEERSIETPFGEPSDVIVGGTMAGRQVWFLPRHGKGHRLLPHEINHRANIWALRSLGVRWLICVTAVGSLKEAYEPRHIVLPDQYFDRTSRRDQHTFFGNGICAHIGFGDPVSAGMRNILAEAAEAEACVVHNGGTYVNMDGPAFSTRAESEANRQLGFDIIGMTNLPEAKLAREAEIALATLGMITDYDCWHQEEEDVSVQTVIGHLMANSAKAKKIIARAIAEVPETPNWPEHDALAPALMTPQEYWPEQTAENLKPLLGKYMESSGS; encoded by the coding sequence ATGCATAGTATAGGAATCATCGGAGGCAGTGGCCTTTACGAAATTGAAGGGTTTGAAAAAACCGAGGAACGCAGCATCGAGACACCCTTCGGGGAACCCTCCGATGTGATCGTCGGCGGAACGATGGCGGGTCGCCAGGTGTGGTTTCTGCCACGGCACGGCAAAGGGCACCGACTGCTGCCTCACGAAATCAACCACCGCGCGAACATCTGGGCACTGCGCAGTCTCGGGGTGCGCTGGCTGATCTGTGTCACCGCCGTGGGAAGCCTGAAGGAGGCCTACGAACCGCGCCACATCGTGCTGCCCGATCAGTATTTCGATCGCACCAGCCGTCGTGATCAGCACACGTTTTTCGGCAATGGGATCTGCGCCCACATTGGCTTTGGCGATCCTGTTAGCGCCGGGATGCGCAACATCCTCGCCGAAGCCGCCGAGGCGGAAGCCTGCGTGGTGCACAACGGGGGGACCTACGTCAACATGGACGGTCCCGCCTTTTCGACCCGTGCGGAAAGTGAGGCGAACCGTCAGCTCGGCTTTGACATCATCGGCATGACGAATCTGCCGGAAGCAAAGCTGGCCAGAGAGGCAGAGATCGCGCTGGCCACCCTGGGCATGATCACGGATTACGATTGCTGGCATCAGGAGGAAGAAGACGTCAGCGTGCAAACGGTGATTGGTCACCTGATGGCGAACTCTGCCAAGGCGAAAAAAATCATAGCCCGCGCCATCGCCGAAGTGCCGGAAACTCCAAACTGGCCTGAGCACGATGCCCTGGCGCCCGCGCTGATGACGCCCCAGGAATACTGGCCTGAGCAAACGGCTGAAAACCTCAAGCCGCTGCTAGGCAAGTATATGGAATCGAGCGGTAGTTAG
- the cysK gene encoding cysteine synthase A yields the protein MIYDNLSELIGNTPLLRLNAYAPGANILAKCEFMNPISIKDRPVREIILQAEARGDLHKGDTIIEATSGNTGMALASIGNRLGYRVIIVMSAIQSVERQMVMRALGAELILTPAELGTKGAKAKLDELCAENPDYFYLGQHRNKDNPKAHYQGTGPEIWQATEGKVDLFVAALGTGGTITGTGSYLKEQNPEIQCIAIEPDIAPYISQGKFQPHRIMGTAPGFVPEALDATVIDAFELISEEEAFAACREIAATEGILVGITSGANAAVAKRLAEMPEHAGKTIVCIFCDTGQRYLSVDGLFDV from the coding sequence ATGATTTACGACAATCTCTCAGAGCTGATCGGTAACACCCCTTTGCTGCGGCTCAATGCCTACGCGCCGGGGGCCAACATCCTCGCCAAATGCGAGTTCATGAACCCAATTAGCATCAAGGACCGCCCGGTGCGGGAAATCATCCTCCAGGCAGAGGCGCGCGGGGATTTGCACAAGGGCGACACCATCATCGAGGCAACCTCCGGAAACACCGGCATGGCCCTGGCATCCATCGGTAATCGTCTCGGTTACCGGGTGATCATCGTGATGTCAGCGATCCAGAGCGTCGAACGCCAGATGGTGATGCGAGCGCTCGGGGCGGAGCTCATCCTCACCCCGGCGGAACTCGGCACCAAAGGAGCCAAGGCCAAGCTCGATGAACTCTGCGCCGAAAACCCGGACTATTTCTACCTCGGCCAGCACCGCAACAAGGACAACCCCAAAGCGCACTACCAAGGGACCGGCCCGGAGATCTGGCAGGCCACCGAGGGCAAGGTGGATCTATTTGTCGCCGCCCTCGGCACCGGAGGAACCATCACCGGCACGGGCAGCTATCTCAAGGAGCAGAATCCTGAGATCCAGTGCATTGCCATCGAGCCTGATATCGCCCCATACATCTCCCAGGGGAAATTCCAACCCCACCGGATCATGGGCACAGCACCCGGCTTTGTGCCCGAGGCACTGGACGCGACCGTGATTGACGCCTTTGAGCTGATCTCCGAAGAGGAAGCCTTTGCCGCCTGCCGTGAGATCGCCGCCACCGAGGGCATCCTCGTGGGCATCACCTCGGGAGCGAATGCCGCCGTCGCCAAAAGGCTGGCGGAAATGCCGGAGCATGCCGGCAAAACCATCGTCTGCATCTTCTGCGACACCGGCCAGCGCTACCTCTCGGTAGACGGTTTGTTCGATGTCTAA